A stretch of the Ostrea edulis chromosome 9, xbOstEdul1.1, whole genome shotgun sequence genome encodes the following:
- the LOC125657660 gene encoding uncharacterized protein LOC125657660, producing MMILPTFLLMVHLSQAETQTGSCKDILHGILSGLGEYQIGALKEEFQRFTNNMERSMNVFKKQMKAAFEKKGRMNKSVVYTRWGKKTCPSNAELVLSGFTGGSHYHQRGAAVEPLCLPLDPEWGQYKDGTDGDKAYVYGAEYETEYGLGNMRRLHQHDVPCAVCLIHNKSVLRVFPARKTCYKGWKLEYDGYLMAGYHNHPAATTYKCVDRNPDTITGGHSNHDGYLFYSVEAMCGSLKCPPYVNGRELVCVVCSKA from the exons ATGATGATTTTACCAACCTTCCTACTGATGGTCCATCTTTCACAAGCTGAAACACAAACCGGAAGCTGCAAAGATATCTTACATGGGATTCTGTCTGGACTTGGAGAATATCAGATTGGGGCTCTAAAAGAAGAGTTCCAAAGGTTCACAAATAACATGGAGCGATCTATGAATGTGTTCAAGAAACAAATGAAAGCTGCTTTTGAGAAAAAAG GCAGAATGAACAAAAGCGTTGTTTATACAAGATGGGGAAAGAAGACATGTCCCTCGAATGCTGAGTTGGTTCTCTCTG GATTTACCGGTGGTTCACATTATCATCAAAGGGGAGCGGCTGTTGAGCCCCTTTGTTTACCATTAGATCCAGAATGGGGCCAGTACAAAGATGGAACTGACGGTGATAAAGCTTATGTATATGGAGCAGAATACGAAACGGAATACGGTCTGGGTAACATGCGCAGACTCCATCAACATGACGTACCGTGCGCTGTCTGCCTGATTCATAATAAATCTGTTCTTAGAGTATTCCCAG CAAGGAAAACTTGTTACAAAGGTTGGAAATTGGAATATGATGGATATCTAATGGCGGGATATCATAATCATCCTGCTGCCACAACGTACAAATGTGTGGATAGGAACCCTGATACTATTACTGGGGGTCATTCTAATCACGATGGTTATCTCTTCTATTCCGTGGAGGCAATGTGTGGATCATTGAAATGTCCACCATACGTAAACGGACGGGAACTTGTATGTGTTGTCTGCTCCAAGGCCTAG